In Pseudomonas fluorescens, one genomic interval encodes:
- a CDS encoding DMT family transporter, giving the protein MERTSNVSNPTLEKTSGWINGFIGVVCFSGSLPATRLAVLEFDPVFLTVARAAIAGVLAVALLWLFRERRPSRDQWFSLLIVALGVVLGFPLLTALALQHVTSAHSIVFVGLLPLATALFGVLRGGERPRPVFWFFSILGSALVVGFALSQGLSASPTGDLLMLASILVCGLGYAEGAKLSRTLGGWQVICWALVLSLPPMAIASLWLAPPSFSGISVSAWVCLGYVSLFSMLIAFVFWYRGLAQGGIAAVGQLQLLQPFFGLALAATLLHEQVSIGMLVVTVGVILCVAGAKKFSR; this is encoded by the coding sequence ATGGAACGGACTTCAAACGTGAGCAACCCGACACTGGAAAAAACCAGCGGCTGGATCAACGGCTTTATTGGCGTGGTGTGCTTCAGCGGCTCGCTGCCGGCGACGCGCCTGGCCGTGCTGGAGTTTGACCCGGTGTTTCTCACCGTCGCGCGCGCCGCCATTGCCGGCGTCCTGGCCGTTGCCCTGTTGTGGTTGTTCCGTGAGCGGCGACCGTCCAGGGATCAGTGGTTTTCGTTGCTGATCGTGGCATTGGGCGTCGTGCTCGGCTTCCCGCTGCTGACGGCGTTAGCATTGCAGCACGTGACATCGGCGCATTCGATCGTCTTTGTCGGCTTGCTGCCATTGGCCACTGCGCTGTTTGGCGTCTTGCGCGGTGGCGAGCGTCCGCGCCCGGTATTCTGGTTCTTCTCGATCCTCGGCAGTGCTCTGGTGGTGGGGTTCGCCTTGTCACAGGGATTGTCCGCCTCGCCCACCGGTGACCTGCTGATGCTCGCCTCGATTCTGGTCTGTGGTCTGGGTTATGCCGAAGGCGCAAAACTGTCGCGCACCCTGGGTGGCTGGCAGGTGATCTGTTGGGCGCTGGTCTTGTCGCTGCCCCCGATGGCAATTGCGAGCCTGTGGCTGGCCCCGCCGTCGTTCAGCGGCATCAGCGTGTCGGCATGGGTCTGTCTGGGCTACGTTTCGCTGTTCAGCATGCTGATCGCGTTCGTGTTCTGGTATCGCGGCCTGGCCCAGGGCGGGATTGCCGCGGTTGGTCAACTGCAGTTGCTGCAACCGTTTTTCGGCCTGGCGCTGGCAGCGACGTTGCTGCATGAGCAAGTCAGCATCGGCATGCTGGTGGTGACGGTGGGCGTGATTCTTTGTGTGGCCGGGGCGAAGAAGTTCTCCCGATAG
- a CDS encoding DUF7693 family protein: MTALLTARDVCQRLREAALGVLMFNRSETPADTGLVTVDIEGWRLLLDFEGGRLHHCEQCRCPDGREWQFNSRYGTDPVNLLSTWELAQIENLLKL; the protein is encoded by the coding sequence ATGACTGCATTGCTGACCGCCCGCGACGTTTGCCAGCGCTTGCGCGAGGCTGCGCTGGGCGTGCTGATGTTCAATAGATCCGAGACGCCCGCTGATACCGGACTGGTTACGGTCGATATCGAGGGCTGGCGCCTGTTGCTGGATTTTGAGGGTGGGCGCTTGCATCACTGTGAACAGTGCCGCTGCCCGGATGGCCGCGAATGGCAATTCAACAGCCGTTACGGCACCGACCCGGTGAATCTGCTCAGTACCTGGGAACTGGCGCAGATCGAGAATCTGTTGAAGCTCTGA
- a CDS encoding TetR/AcrR family transcriptional regulator yields the protein MSAIRVRNEQLILAAASEEFAANGFEATQTRDIAARAGVPKANLYYYFQTKENLYSKVLLGFVEPLLEASAALRESDDPLIGLRAYIAARIRIAREHPAIAKVFSGELLLGGRQLPDECRDLLHAEARRNVDCLRSWIERGLLAPVDPEHLMLFIWSATRTYTNIGWQMGCITGRAVPQDEDYQTAAQTITRMVLEGVVAPRVGAIRGVLFAT from the coding sequence ATGAGCGCCATCCGCGTACGCAACGAGCAACTGATCCTCGCCGCCGCCAGCGAAGAATTTGCCGCCAACGGCTTTGAAGCGACCCAGACCCGCGACATCGCCGCCCGCGCCGGTGTGCCCAAGGCCAACCTGTATTACTACTTCCAGACCAAGGAAAACCTGTACTCGAAAGTCCTCCTGGGATTTGTCGAACCGCTGCTGGAAGCCTCGGCAGCGTTGCGCGAAAGCGATGACCCGCTGATCGGCCTGCGCGCCTACATCGCCGCGCGCATCCGCATCGCCCGCGAACACCCGGCGATTGCCAAGGTATTCAGCGGCGAGCTGCTGCTCGGCGGGCGCCAGTTGCCAGACGAATGCCGCGACCTGTTGCACGCCGAAGCCCGACGCAACGTCGACTGCCTGCGCAGCTGGATCGAACGCGGCCTGCTGGCCCCGGTGGACCCGGAACACCTGATGCTGTTCATCTGGTCGGCGACCCGCACCTACACCAACATTGGCTGGCAAATGGGCTGCATCACCGGGCGCGCAGTGCCGCAGGATGAGGATTATCAGACGGCGGCGCAGACGATTACGCGGATGGTGCTGGAGGGCGTCGTGGCCCCGCGGGTTGGGGCGATTCGTGGGGTTCTGTTTGCGACTTGA
- the ggt gene encoding gamma-glutamyltransferase, producing MKYEPLAKTLIATSLALSCLMAHAASVAPVAAENGMVVTAQHLASHVGVDVLKNGGNAVDAAVAVGYALAVVYPAAGNLGGGGFMTIQLADGRKTFLDFREKAPLAATANMYLDKDGNVVPDLSTRGHLAVAVPGTVSGMELALSKYGTKPRKEMIAPAIKLAEDGFELEQGDVDLLDYATDVFKKDMRDSGSIFLHNGEPMQVGQKLVQKDLAKTLRTISEKGADGFYKGWVADAIVTSSQANKGIITQADLDKYKTRELAPVECDYRGYHVVSAPPPSSGGVVICEIMNILEGYPMKDLGFHSAQGMHYQIEAMRHAYVDRNSYLGDPDFVKNPIEHLLDKNYATKLRNAIQPQKAGISAELKPGVAPHEGNNTTHYSIVDKWGNAVSVTYTLNDWFGAGVMASKTGVILNDEMDDFTSKVGVPNMYGLVQGEANAIAPGKTPLSSMSPTIVTKDGKVVMVVGTPGGSRIITATLLTMLNVIDYGMGLQEAVDAPRFHQQWMPEETNLEDFAASPDTKKILESWGHKFAGPQDANHIAAILVGAPSLGGKPVGKNRFYGANDPRRNTGLSLGY from the coding sequence ATGAAGTACGAACCTTTGGCCAAAACGCTGATTGCGACGTCACTGGCACTGAGCTGCCTCATGGCCCACGCCGCTTCCGTAGCACCGGTTGCCGCCGAAAACGGCATGGTGGTCACCGCTCAACACTTGGCCTCGCATGTCGGTGTCGATGTGTTGAAAAACGGCGGTAACGCGGTGGATGCGGCGGTCGCTGTGGGCTATGCGCTGGCGGTGGTGTATCCCGCCGCAGGCAACCTCGGCGGTGGCGGTTTCATGACCATTCAACTGGCGGACGGGCGCAAGACCTTCCTCGACTTCCGCGAAAAAGCCCCGCTGGCGGCGACTGCCAACATGTATCTGGACAAGGACGGCAACGTCGTTCCGGATCTGAGCACCCGTGGTCACCTCGCCGTGGCGGTGCCGGGCACCGTGTCGGGCATGGAGCTGGCGCTGAGCAAGTACGGCACTAAACCGCGCAAGGAGATGATCGCGCCGGCGATCAAACTGGCTGAGGACGGTTTCGAACTGGAGCAGGGCGACGTCGATCTGCTGGACTACGCAACCGATGTGTTCAAGAAGGACATGCGTGATTCCGGCTCGATCTTCCTGCACAACGGCGAGCCGATGCAGGTCGGGCAGAAACTGGTGCAGAAGGATCTGGCGAAAACCCTGCGCACCATTTCCGAAAAAGGCGCTGACGGTTTCTATAAAGGCTGGGTGGCCGACGCCATTGTCACGTCCAGTCAGGCCAACAAGGGCATCATCACCCAGGCCGACCTCGACAAATACAAGACCCGCGAACTGGCCCCGGTGGAGTGCGATTACCGTGGCTACCATGTGGTTTCGGCGCCACCGCCAAGCTCCGGCGGGGTGGTGATCTGCGAGATCATGAACATTCTTGAAGGCTATCCGATGAAGGATCTGGGCTTCCATTCGGCCCAAGGCATGCACTACCAGATCGAAGCGATGCGTCACGCTTACGTGGACCGCAACAGCTATCTGGGTGACCCGGATTTTGTGAAGAACCCGATCGAGCATCTGCTGGACAAGAACTACGCGACCAAGCTGCGCAACGCGATCCAGCCGCAGAAGGCCGGGATCTCCGCCGAACTGAAACCCGGCGTCGCGCCGCATGAAGGCAACAACACCACGCACTATTCGATTGTCGACAAGTGGGGCAACGCGGTGTCGGTGACTTACACCCTCAACGACTGGTTCGGCGCCGGGGTGATGGCGAGCAAGACCGGGGTGATCCTCAATGACGAGATGGACGACTTCACCTCCAAGGTCGGTGTGCCGAACATGTACGGTCTGGTGCAGGGCGAGGCCAATGCCATCGCTCCGGGCAAAACCCCGCTGTCGTCGATGAGCCCGACCATCGTCACCAAGGACGGCAAAGTGGTGATGGTGGTTGGTACGCCGGGTGGCAGCCGCATCATCACCGCGACCTTGCTGACCATGCTCAACGTCATCGACTACGGCATGGGCCTGCAGGAAGCGGTCGACGCGCCACGCTTCCACCAGCAATGGATGCCGGAAGAAACCAACCTCGAAGACTTCGCCGCCAGCCCGGATACGAAGAAGATCCTCGAGAGCTGGGGCCACAAGTTCGCCGGGCCGCAGGATGCCAACCACATCGCCGCGATCTTGGTCGGCGCGCCGTCGCTGGGCGGTAAACCGGTGGGCAAAAACCGTTTCTACGGGGCCAACGATCCACGGCGCAATACCGGGTTGTCATTGGGTTATTGA
- a CDS encoding SulP family inorganic anion transporter, which produces MKPKRLRADVLAGLTTSFALLPECIAFALVAHLNPLMGLYGAFIICTLTALFGGRPGMVSGAAGSMAVVIVALVVQHGVQYLLATVLLGGLIMMAFGLLRLGKLVRMVPHPVMLGFVNGLAIIIALAQLEHFKSGEHWLSGTPLYLMTGLVLLTMAIVYILPRLTRAVPPALVAILGVGLLVYLFGLPTRTLGDMAHIAGGLPTFALPDIPWTLETLRIIAPYAILMALVGLLETLLTLNLTDEITETRGYPDRECVALGAANVVSGAFGGMGGCAMIGQTVINLSSGGRGRLSGVVAGVLILLFILFLSPLIERIPLAALVGVMFVVSQQTFAWASLRVLNKVPLNDVLVIIAVTTITVFTDLATAVLCGIIIAALNFAWQQARELYADEHLEADGSKLYRLHGTLFFASTTPFLNQFDPANDPVRVTLDCRHLSFVDYSAIAALKTLRERYEKAGKELQVFHLSERCKKLLKRAGVEHH; this is translated from the coding sequence ATGAAACCGAAACGTCTGCGCGCCGATGTCCTGGCCGGACTCACCACCTCGTTTGCCCTGTTGCCCGAATGCATTGCGTTCGCGCTGGTGGCGCATCTCAATCCGCTGATGGGCCTGTACGGCGCCTTCATCATCTGTACGCTGACCGCGTTGTTCGGTGGCCGGCCGGGAATGGTCTCCGGGGCGGCGGGTTCGATGGCGGTGGTGATCGTCGCGCTGGTGGTGCAGCACGGCGTGCAGTACTTGCTGGCGACGGTGTTGCTCGGCGGTTTGATCATGATGGCGTTCGGCTTGTTGCGCCTGGGCAAACTGGTGCGCATGGTGCCGCATCCGGTGATGCTCGGTTTCGTCAACGGCCTGGCAATCATCATTGCACTGGCGCAACTGGAGCATTTCAAGAGCGGTGAACACTGGCTCAGCGGCACGCCGCTGTACCTGATGACCGGGCTGGTGCTGCTGACCATGGCCATCGTCTACATCCTGCCGCGCCTGACCCGCGCGGTGCCGCCGGCATTGGTGGCGATCCTCGGCGTGGGCCTGCTGGTCTACCTGTTCGGTCTGCCGACGCGCACCCTTGGCGACATGGCGCACATCGCCGGCGGTCTGCCGACTTTCGCGCTGCCGGACATCCCGTGGACGCTGGAAACCCTGCGCATCATCGCCCCGTACGCGATTCTGATGGCGCTGGTCGGTCTGCTGGAAACCCTGCTGACCCTGAACCTCACCGACGAAATCACCGAAACCCGCGGCTACCCGGATCGCGAGTGCGTGGCGCTGGGCGCGGCGAACGTGGTCTCCGGCGCATTCGGTGGCATGGGCGGTTGCGCGATGATCGGCCAGACCGTGATCAACCTCAGCTCCGGCGGCCGTGGGCGTTTGTCCGGGGTGGTGGCGGGGGTGCTGATTCTGCTGTTCATCCTGTTTCTGTCGCCGCTGATCGAGCGTATTCCGCTGGCGGCACTGGTAGGGGTGATGTTCGTGGTCTCGCAGCAGACCTTCGCCTGGGCTTCGTTGCGGGTGTTGAACAAAGTGCCGCTCAACGATGTACTGGTGATCATCGCCGTGACCACTATCACCGTGTTCACCGATCTGGCCACCGCCGTGCTCTGCGGGATCATCATTGCCGCGCTGAACTTTGCCTGGCAGCAGGCCCGCGAGTTGTACGCCGATGAGCATCTGGAAGCCGACGGCAGCAAACTCTACCGCCTGCACGGCACGCTGTTTTTCGCCTCGACCACGCCGTTCCTCAACCAGTTCGACCCGGCCAATGACCCAGTACGAGTGACCCTCGATTGCCGGCATTTGAGCTTCGTCGATTACTCGGCGATTGCCGCGTTGAAGACCCTGCGCGAGCGTTACGAAAAGGCGGGCAAGGAGCTGCAGGTGTTTCATCTCTCCGAGCGCTGCAAGAAGCTGTTGAAACGCGCCGGCGTCGAACACCACTGA